In Juglans regia cultivar Chandler chromosome 13, Walnut 2.0, whole genome shotgun sequence, the following proteins share a genomic window:
- the LOC108991659 gene encoding proteasome subunit beta type-7-B-like isoform X1 gives MAQAAVEVPPKGGFSFDLCRRNEMLSNKGVPPPSLRKTGTTIVGLIFQDGVILGAGTRATEGPIVCDKNCEKIHYMAPNIYCCGAGTAADTEAVTDMVSSQLQLHRYHTGRESRVVTALSLLKSHHFNYQGYVQAALVLGGVDANGPHLHTIYPHGSTDTLPFATMGSGSLAAMAVFESKYHEGLRKEEGINLVCEAICSGIFNDEGSGSNVDVCVITKGHKEYLRNHQSPNPRTYVTSKGFSFPKKTEVLLTRVTSLQEKVEVVEGGDAMEE, from the exons ATGGCTCAGGCAGCTGTGGAGGTTCCTCCTAAGGGTGGATTCAGTTTCGATTTGTGTAGACGCAATGAAATGCTTTCTAACAAAGGTGTACCACCTCCATCTCTTCGAAAAACTGGGACAACTATTGTTGGGTTAATTTTTCAG GATGGTGTTATTCTAGGGGCAGGCACAAGAGCCACCGAAGGACCTATAGTTTGTGACAAAAATTGTGAGAAAATTCATTATATGGCGCCCAATATTTATTGCTGTGGAGCAGGAACTGCTGCTGATACAGAGGCTGTAacag ACATGGTCAGTTCACAACTGCAGCTGCATCGATATCACACTGGTCGAGAATCAAGGGTTGTCACTGCTCTTAGTCTTTTGAAATCTCACCATTTCAA CTACCAAGGTTACGTTCAAGCTGCTTTGGTGCTTGGTGGAGTTGATGCTAATGGTCCACATTTGCACACT ATCTACCCTCATGGATCCACAGACACTTTGCCATTTGCTACAATGGGTTCTGGTTCCCTTGCTGCAATGGCTGTTTTCGAGTCGAAGTATCATGAAGGCTTAAGA aaggaagaaggaataaATTTGGTGTGTGAGGCTATTTGCTCTGGCATTTTCAACGACGAAGGAAGTGGAAGCAATGTAGATGTTTGCGTAATAACTAAG GGTCACAAAGAGTACCTGAGAAACCACCAGTCGCCAAATCCTCGCACATATGTCACTTCCAAAGGATTTTCATTTCCCAAGAAGACTG AAGTTCTATTGACAAGGGTTACGTCATTGCAAGAAAAGGTGGAAGTGGTCGAAGGAGGAGATGCAATGGAAGAATGA
- the LOC108991659 gene encoding proteasome subunit beta type-7-B-like isoform X2 has product MAQAAVEVPPKGGFSFDLCRRNEMLSNKGVPPPSLRKTGTTIVGLIFQDGVILGAGTRATEGPIVCDKNCEKIHYMAPNIYCCGAGTAADTEAVTDMVSSQLQLHRYHTGRESRVVTALSLLKSHHFNYQGYVQAALVLGGVDANGPHLHTIYPHGSTDTLPFATMGSGSLAAMAVFESKYHEGLRKEEGINLVCEAICSGIFNDEGSGSNVDVCVITKGHKEYLRNHQSPNPRTYVTSKGFSFPKKTGTIGFSWLQKFY; this is encoded by the exons ATGGCTCAGGCAGCTGTGGAGGTTCCTCCTAAGGGTGGATTCAGTTTCGATTTGTGTAGACGCAATGAAATGCTTTCTAACAAAGGTGTACCACCTCCATCTCTTCGAAAAACTGGGACAACTATTGTTGGGTTAATTTTTCAG GATGGTGTTATTCTAGGGGCAGGCACAAGAGCCACCGAAGGACCTATAGTTTGTGACAAAAATTGTGAGAAAATTCATTATATGGCGCCCAATATTTATTGCTGTGGAGCAGGAACTGCTGCTGATACAGAGGCTGTAacag ACATGGTCAGTTCACAACTGCAGCTGCATCGATATCACACTGGTCGAGAATCAAGGGTTGTCACTGCTCTTAGTCTTTTGAAATCTCACCATTTCAA CTACCAAGGTTACGTTCAAGCTGCTTTGGTGCTTGGTGGAGTTGATGCTAATGGTCCACATTTGCACACT ATCTACCCTCATGGATCCACAGACACTTTGCCATTTGCTACAATGGGTTCTGGTTCCCTTGCTGCAATGGCTGTTTTCGAGTCGAAGTATCATGAAGGCTTAAGA aaggaagaaggaataaATTTGGTGTGTGAGGCTATTTGCTCTGGCATTTTCAACGACGAAGGAAGTGGAAGCAATGTAGATGTTTGCGTAATAACTAAG GGTCACAAAGAGTACCTGAGAAACCACCAGTCGCCAAATCCTCGCACATATGTCACTTCCAAAGGATTTTCATTTCCCAAGAAGACTG GTACCATTGGCTTTTCATGGTTGCAGAAGTTCTATTGA